Proteins encoded by one window of Ulvibacter sp. MAR_2010_11:
- a CDS encoding DNA mismatch repair protein MutS, translating into MIRIGKKTLEDLEFPTVLQQVANYCSTNPGTEKVLAITPFQNKEEIEPELLRVKEFTASFTGDNPIPNHGFDPVYKALQLLGIANSTLEVSAFRKIAGLSETTKTLLTFFKKYEEFYVSLHDFSSEVAFTPVISEEIAKIIDRYGEVKDDASEELSAIRKRLAVVKGQINASFNRALVRYAQANYLDDIKETIVENRRVLAVTAMYRKKIAGAVMGSSKTGSIVYIEPQETLEYTNELSNLLYEELEEIKRILKALTEFVRPYKEVIASYQDYLIAIDVLYAKAKYAIAINGVLPMLTSDKRVFLSKAYHPLLLLSNKKRKTQTFPQTIALEPEKRIIVISGPNAGGKSITLKTVGLLQVMLQSGMLIPCEPQSELCFFERILTDIGDNQSIENHLSTYSYRLKKMNQFLKKCNKDTLFLIDEFGTGSDPELGGALAEAFLEVFYERDAFGIITTHYANLKLLANELPHAMNANMQFDNRSLEPLYKLHLGEAGSSFTFEVAQKNGIPYSLINRAKKKIERGKIRFDKTIANLQKERSQLRKTSENLKTEEQKAKEENKQLEEINLRVQEKLESYQELYDANQKLLSLGKKFDVLSEKYYNNKQKKQLIDELMKLVMVENSKRKKIAPKAKQAVKAKERKVAQEVEKKVEVIRERKKKEKAEAKKAPPPKPRVALKVGDRVRMIDGRAIGTIDTIEKNKAIVNYGMFTTNVSMEELEKV; encoded by the coding sequence ATGATTCGAATTGGAAAAAAAACTTTGGAAGACTTAGAATTCCCTACTGTTTTACAGCAAGTTGCCAACTATTGCAGTACTAATCCGGGAACCGAAAAGGTACTTGCAATTACCCCTTTTCAAAATAAGGAAGAAATAGAACCCGAACTGCTTCGGGTAAAAGAATTTACCGCTTCATTTACCGGAGATAATCCTATCCCCAATCACGGGTTTGACCCTGTGTATAAGGCACTCCAATTATTAGGTATTGCTAACAGCACCCTGGAAGTGAGTGCCTTCCGTAAAATCGCAGGTCTTTCAGAAACAACCAAAACCTTACTTACTTTCTTCAAAAAATACGAAGAATTTTATGTGTCTTTACACGATTTTTCTTCCGAAGTAGCCTTCACACCTGTCATTTCAGAAGAGATTGCTAAAATTATTGACCGGTACGGTGAAGTAAAAGACGATGCTTCCGAAGAACTTTCAGCCATTAGAAAGCGTCTTGCCGTTGTGAAAGGGCAAATTAACGCTTCCTTCAACAGAGCACTTGTTCGTTATGCTCAAGCAAATTATCTGGACGATATCAAAGAAACCATCGTGGAAAACAGACGGGTACTCGCTGTAACAGCAATGTACCGTAAAAAAATTGCCGGTGCGGTAATGGGGAGCTCTAAAACAGGGAGTATTGTCTATATAGAACCTCAGGAAACCCTCGAATATACAAACGAGCTGAGCAATCTTTTGTATGAAGAACTGGAAGAAATAAAGCGTATTCTAAAAGCACTTACGGAATTTGTTCGCCCATATAAAGAGGTAATAGCAAGCTATCAGGACTATTTAATTGCGATAGACGTACTCTACGCCAAGGCCAAATACGCCATAGCAATTAATGGAGTATTACCGATGCTCACTTCAGACAAACGTGTATTTTTAAGCAAAGCCTATCACCCTTTGTTATTGCTTTCGAATAAAAAGCGAAAAACCCAAACATTTCCACAGACCATTGCGCTGGAACCCGAAAAACGAATTATTGTAATTTCAGGTCCTAATGCGGGTGGAAAAAGTATCACGCTTAAAACGGTTGGACTTTTGCAAGTTATGTTACAAAGTGGCATGCTAATTCCCTGTGAGCCGCAAAGTGAGTTGTGCTTTTTTGAAAGGATTTTAACCGATATTGGTGACAACCAGTCTATCGAAAATCATTTGAGCACCTATAGTTATCGGTTGAAGAAAATGAATCAGTTTTTGAAAAAGTGCAATAAAGACACACTTTTTCTAATCGATGAATTTGGTACAGGGAGTGATCCTGAATTAGGTGGTGCGCTGGCTGAAGCCTTTTTGGAAGTTTTTTACGAACGCGATGCCTTCGGAATTATCACCACCCATTACGCAAACCTGAAGTTACTGGCCAATGAGTTGCCGCATGCGATGAATGCGAACATGCAATTTGACAATCGCAGTCTTGAGCCCTTGTATAAGTTGCATTTGGGCGAGGCAGGAAGTTCGTTTACCTTCGAAGTAGCACAGAAGAATGGAATTCCGTATAGTCTCATTAACAGGGCAAAGAAAAAGATTGAACGCGGAAAAATTCGGTTCGACAAAACCATTGCAAATCTGCAAAAAGAACGGTCCCAGCTTCGGAAAACTTCTGAAAATCTTAAAACTGAAGAGCAAAAAGCCAAGGAGGAAAACAAACAACTGGAAGAAATAAACCTTCGGGTGCAGGAAAAGCTGGAAAGCTATCAGGAGCTTTATGATGCTAATCAGAAGCTGCTTAGTCTAGGAAAGAAATTCGATGTGCTTTCTGAAAAATATTACAACAACAAGCAAAAAAAACAGCTTATCGATGAACTCATGAAGCTGGTGATGGTCGAAAACAGTAAGCGAAAAAAGATTGCCCCCAAGGCAAAACAAGCAGTCAAGGCTAAGGAACGCAAGGTCGCGCAAGAAGTCGAAAAAAAAGTGGAAGTAATTAGAGAACGCAAGAAGAAAGAAAAGGCAGAAGCCAAAAAAGCGCCGCCACCAAAACCCCGAGTTGCTCTTAAGGTAGGAGATCGGGTGCGAATGATCGACGGAAGGGCTATTGGAACCATCGATACTATCGAAAAAAACAAGGCGATTGTAAATTACGGGATGTTTACGACTAATGTGAGTATGGAAGAACTGGAAAAGGTATGA
- a CDS encoding thiol-disulfide oxidoreductase DCC family protein, which yields MTVENSKKIILFDGVCNLCSSSVIRLIKHDPKDLFRFAALQSEIGQQLVAEYNIDTSKIDSIILIENGKAYVKSTAALRAARHMSGGYPLLSVLLIFPAFIRNWVYDYIAKNRYRWYGKKESCMIPTPDLKAKFL from the coding sequence ATGACGGTAGAAAATTCAAAAAAAATAATACTCTTCGACGGCGTTTGTAATTTGTGCTCAAGCTCTGTGATTCGGTTAATAAAACACGATCCCAAAGATTTGTTCCGGTTTGCAGCTTTACAGAGTGAGATTGGGCAACAATTGGTTGCCGAATACAATATTGATACGTCTAAAATTGACTCCATCATTTTAATTGAAAACGGAAAAGCCTACGTAAAATCTACGGCAGCACTAAGAGCTGCCAGACACATGTCCGGTGGATACCCCCTGCTTTCTGTGTTATTAATTTTCCCTGCATTTATTAGAAATTGGGTCTACGATTATATAGCGAAAAACCGTTATCGCTGGTATGGAAAAAAGGAAAGCTGTATGATTCCCACTCCCGACTTGAAAGCGAAGTTTTTATAG
- a CDS encoding flavohemoglobin expression-modulating QEGLA motif protein: MTYPEALLDVHPNLFRIDNNLNNLVQKIELLDYINPVNIEQEKRNFFASKYNLNPNFKYRKIDFDAHKLQQHLFSQDIDSIRDEETRKVYRDVIYDYSGIIQCIESIGKGKKFYYNALKSFGTPTQKDVENAQFILHFKDEVYDREMFPVFSAEEAADYFNEFAKQYDFNLNIKLSTKITAAAMVQNHARRLILKKNHRYSANQLKVLANHEIGVHLVTTFNGLQQSLKIFYNGFPNNVETQEGLAVFSEYMSDCLTLYRLKELSYRVLAADSLHRGSNFCDTFDLLHNQYKLNREEAYNISLRAHRGGGFTKDYKYLTGLKKIYDFYREGGNLDNLLAGKVCLKQQNIILKWQKEGLAQEITFKNHAFAENKNTNTTLDFILQNLK; the protein is encoded by the coding sequence ATGACCTATCCCGAAGCCTTACTTGATGTACATCCCAATCTCTTCCGAATTGATAACAATTTAAACAATCTGGTTCAAAAAATCGAATTGTTAGATTACATCAACCCGGTAAATATTGAACAGGAGAAACGCAATTTTTTCGCTTCTAAATACAATCTGAACCCTAATTTTAAGTATCGAAAAATAGATTTCGATGCGCATAAGTTACAGCAACACCTCTTTTCACAAGACATCGACAGTATTAGAGATGAAGAGACCAGAAAGGTGTACAGAGATGTTATTTACGACTATTCGGGAATTATTCAGTGTATTGAATCCATCGGCAAGGGTAAAAAATTCTATTACAATGCCCTCAAGTCGTTTGGGACACCTACACAAAAGGACGTCGAGAACGCTCAGTTTATCTTGCATTTTAAGGATGAGGTCTACGACCGGGAAATGTTTCCGGTTTTTAGTGCCGAAGAAGCTGCCGACTATTTTAATGAATTCGCCAAACAATACGATTTCAATTTAAACATCAAGCTCTCTACAAAAATTACTGCGGCTGCCATGGTACAAAACCATGCCCGACGACTTATTCTGAAGAAAAATCACAGATATAGTGCCAATCAGTTGAAAGTGCTGGCCAATCACGAAATTGGAGTGCATCTGGTTACTACCTTCAACGGTTTACAGCAGTCTTTAAAAATATTTTACAACGGCTTTCCAAACAATGTGGAAACTCAGGAAGGATTGGCTGTGTTTAGCGAATATATGAGTGATTGCCTAACGCTGTATCGCCTTAAAGAATTATCCTATCGTGTGTTAGCGGCCGACAGTTTGCACAGAGGATCTAATTTTTGTGACACCTTCGATTTGTTACACAATCAGTATAAACTCAATAGGGAAGAGGCATACAATATATCTTTGAGAGCGCATAGAGGCGGTGGATTTACCAAGGATTACAAATACCTCACCGGACTTAAAAAAATATACGATTTTTATAGAGAAGGAGGGAACCTGGACAATTTGTTAGCGGGGAAAGTCTGTTTAAAGCAGCAGAATATTATCCTGAAATGGCAAAAGGAAGGTTTGGCTCAGGAAATCACCTTTAAAAATCATGCCTTCGCTGAAAATAAAAATACCAACACCACCTTAGATTTTATCCTTCAGAATTTAAAATAG
- a CDS encoding N-formylglutamate amidohydrolase, producing the protein MQRLSVSEILRKIEAENCFEAVVEDYSFTLKIDSYVPYVCGAVHDGHQFRKELWDNCLHTEYDRWFEEDPCTKEFVKTHPIVIAGCDSRFEYDLNRDPENAIYEDAWGKKLWKEPLTYTERKISMDKHRAFYQVVNKLVAKLEEKFGVVVVYDMHSYNWRRWDREVPVINLGTANIDNDRFGDIVEYWRQSLSELQLPHKIEATSKINDTFQGNGYFLKYITQNFKNTLVLATEFKKIYCDELSEVIYPEVVSAIEQQLQQKVKQHAEAFYKAHSKDS; encoded by the coding sequence ATGCAGCGTCTATCCGTTTCAGAAATACTTCGCAAAATTGAAGCAGAAAATTGCTTTGAAGCAGTCGTGGAAGATTATTCCTTTACGCTGAAAATTGATTCATACGTGCCCTATGTATGTGGTGCAGTACACGACGGACATCAATTTAGAAAAGAATTATGGGATAATTGTCTGCATACCGAATACGATCGATGGTTCGAAGAAGATCCTTGCACCAAGGAGTTTGTAAAAACGCATCCCATTGTCATTGCAGGTTGTGACAGCCGCTTTGAATACGATTTAAATAGGGATCCCGAAAATGCCATCTATGAAGATGCCTGGGGAAAGAAACTCTGGAAAGAGCCTTTAACGTATACGGAACGCAAAATCAGTATGGATAAACACCGTGCATTCTATCAGGTGGTAAACAAGTTGGTAGCCAAACTGGAAGAAAAATTTGGAGTTGTTGTAGTATATGATATGCATTCGTACAATTGGCGGCGATGGGACAGGGAAGTGCCGGTGATTAATCTGGGAACTGCCAATATCGACAACGATCGCTTCGGAGATATTGTAGAATATTGGCGGCAAAGTCTTTCAGAATTGCAACTTCCACATAAAATTGAGGCAACTTCAAAAATTAACGATACGTTTCAGGGAAATGGATATTTTCTGAAATACATTACCCAAAACTTTAAAAATACCTTAGTTTTGGCGACTGAATTTAAAAAGATTTACTGCGATGAATTGTCAGAAGTAATTTATCCTGAAGTGGTTTCGGCTATAGAACAGCAATTACAACAAAAAGTAAAACAACACGCCGAAGCATTTTACAAAGCACATTCCAAAGACTCATGA
- the gshB gene encoding glutathione synthase, producing the protein MNVCFIMYPWEEIKPEDDTSLALIHEFVKRGHGLAITTPANLTIRDSVAFAFSKCIKRKEKISSSLKSFHTHAEFYDEMLPLAGFDVIILRSNPPLDMIMLNFLDSVKDDVFIMNDLDGIRRANNKLYTAVFEDADNEMIPRTHVTKNKEYLKKTIKEGPDKMILKPLNGFGGSGVILIEKRAMLSINSLLDFYIDNRDGTSNYVILQEYIEGADMGDVRILMLNGKAIGAMKRVPGDEDHRSNVSAGGSVQKHVLTKREKELCRRIGPKLVKDGLYFVGIDVINGMLVEVNVLSPGGITYMNRVYKTRVQEKVVDFVEDKVLERVAAFERRHKLRKHVDEA; encoded by the coding sequence ATGAATGTTTGTTTCATCATGTATCCCTGGGAAGAAATAAAACCCGAGGATGACACTTCATTAGCTCTGATTCACGAATTTGTGAAGCGCGGTCACGGTCTCGCTATCACAACCCCGGCAAATTTAACGATTCGGGATAGTGTGGCTTTTGCCTTTTCAAAATGTATTAAGCGAAAAGAAAAAATTTCTTCCAGTCTAAAATCATTTCATACTCATGCCGAGTTTTATGATGAAATGTTACCGCTGGCAGGCTTCGATGTAATCATTCTACGCAGTAATCCGCCTCTGGACATGATCATGCTCAACTTCCTGGATTCGGTGAAGGACGATGTGTTTATCATGAACGACCTGGACGGGATACGTCGCGCTAACAATAAACTATACACAGCGGTTTTTGAAGATGCGGACAACGAAATGATTCCGCGAACGCATGTCACCAAAAACAAGGAATATCTTAAGAAAACAATCAAGGAAGGTCCGGATAAAATGATTCTGAAACCTTTGAACGGGTTTGGAGGTTCGGGGGTAATTTTAATTGAAAAACGCGCCATGCTGAGTATAAATTCGTTGTTGGATTTTTACATCGACAATCGCGATGGCACTTCCAATTATGTAATTTTGCAGGAATATATTGAAGGTGCAGACATGGGTGATGTTCGTATTTTAATGTTGAACGGGAAGGCTATTGGTGCCATGAAACGTGTTCCCGGAGATGAAGACCATCGCTCCAATGTAAGTGCGGGGGGCTCAGTTCAGAAACATGTACTTACCAAAAGGGAGAAAGAGTTGTGCCGTAGAATTGGTCCGAAGCTGGTAAAAGACGGCTTGTATTTTGTTGGAATCGACGTTATTAACGGAATGCTGGTGGAAGTGAATGTCTTGTCGCCCGGTGGAATTACTTATATGAATAGAGTCTATAAAACGAGGGTTCAGGAAAAGGTGGTCGATTTTGTAGAAGATAAAGTCCTTGAGCGTGTTGCGGCCTTCGAACGAAGACATAAACTTCGGAAACACGTGGATGAAGCATAA
- a CDS encoding dicarboxylate/amino acid:cation symporter, whose protein sequence is MKKLALHWQILLGMALGVIFALIMTNFSWGSDFIGDWIKPLGTIFINSLKLIAVPLILASLIKGVSDLKDISSLSKMGLRTISTYVVTTVIAVSIGLAVVNIVQPGGSISEETRNELVDAYGGEAEARRVEAMKQKEAGPLQALVDMVPDNIVGAAGDNRNMLQVIFFAIFFGLGLILIPEATAKPVKDFFDGFNEVILKMIDLIMLAAPYGVFALLAALVVEAPSADLFAALAMYALCVVGGLILMIGVYLLLVWIFTKKSPRFFLNGIAPAQLLAFSTSSSAATLPVTMERVEEHLGVKKEVTSFVLPIGATINMDGTSLYQAVAAVFIAQAFGMDLSLGVQLGIIVTATLASIGSAAVPGAGMVMLVIVLAQAGIPEAGLALIFAVDRPLDMCRTVVNVTGDATVSMMVAKAQGKLGDPQVKDWDDNYEKGK, encoded by the coding sequence ATGAAAAAACTGGCACTACACTGGCAAATTTTATTAGGAATGGCTCTAGGAGTTATATTCGCATTGATAATGACGAATTTCTCATGGGGATCCGATTTTATTGGAGACTGGATAAAACCTTTAGGGACCATCTTTATAAATTCGTTAAAGTTAATAGCGGTGCCGTTAATCCTGGCTTCTTTGATAAAGGGAGTATCCGATTTAAAAGATATTTCGAGTTTGTCGAAAATGGGACTTCGAACCATTTCAACTTATGTAGTTACTACGGTAATTGCAGTTTCCATTGGTCTTGCGGTAGTAAATATTGTACAGCCCGGCGGAAGTATTTCTGAAGAGACCCGTAACGAACTGGTTGATGCCTATGGAGGCGAAGCCGAAGCAAGACGTGTGGAAGCCATGAAACAAAAAGAAGCAGGTCCCTTACAAGCGCTGGTCGATATGGTACCGGACAATATAGTGGGAGCCGCCGGTGACAACCGAAACATGCTACAAGTTATTTTCTTTGCTATTTTCTTCGGCCTGGGACTCATACTCATCCCCGAAGCGACTGCAAAGCCTGTAAAAGACTTCTTTGACGGTTTTAATGAAGTCATCCTCAAAATGATAGATCTCATTATGCTGGCTGCCCCATATGGTGTATTTGCACTTTTGGCTGCTTTGGTAGTGGAAGCGCCAAGCGCCGACCTGTTTGCAGCCTTGGCTATGTATGCGCTTTGTGTAGTAGGGGGCCTAATCCTTATGATAGGTGTTTATTTGCTGCTGGTTTGGATTTTTACAAAAAAATCGCCACGTTTCTTCTTAAACGGAATCGCTCCGGCGCAATTATTGGCCTTTTCAACAAGTTCGAGTGCGGCTACCTTACCTGTTACCATGGAACGCGTGGAGGAACACTTAGGAGTTAAAAAAGAAGTTACCAGTTTTGTATTGCCCATTGGCGCGACAATCAATATGGATGGTACCAGTCTGTATCAGGCAGTGGCTGCTGTTTTTATTGCTCAAGCCTTCGGAATGGATTTATCTTTAGGTGTGCAACTTGGAATTATAGTTACGGCAACATTGGCCTCAATTGGCTCTGCAGCTGTTCCGGGTGCCGGAATGGTTATGTTGGTAATCGTATTGGCGCAAGCTGGTATTCCTGAAGCAGGACTCGCCTTGATTTTTGCTGTCGATAGACCTTTAGATATGTGTAGAACCGTTGTAAACGTAACCGGTGATGCAACTGTTTCTATGATGGTGGCAAAAGCACAGGGTAAATTGGGCGATCCTCAAGTAAAAGATTGGGACGACAATTACGAGAAAGGAAAATAG
- the aroC gene encoding chorismate synthase produces MAGNSFGTLFKLSTFGESHGEAIGGILEGCPAGVSLDLEAIEAEMQRRKPGQSSIVTQRKEEDSVQFLSGIFEGVTTGTPIGFIIKNTNQKSNDYSHIKDTFRPSHADFTYDKKYGVRDYRGGGRSSARETACRVAAGAIAKQLLKDIKITAYVSGVGELQLQKNYSELDFSEIEKNPVRCADAAMAAKMESYIKEIRKEGDTVGGVVTCVIQNVPIGLGEPVFDKLHADLGKAMLSINAVKGFEYGSGFEGTRLKGSVHNDLFNSDGSTKTNHSGGIQGGISNGEDIYFNVAFKPVATIMQKQQTIDASGNEVEMQGKGRHDPCVVPRAVPIVEAMAAMVLADFWLLNKNAKL; encoded by the coding sequence ATGGCCGGTAACTCCTTCGGAACATTATTTAAACTCAGCACTTTTGGCGAATCGCACGGCGAAGCCATAGGCGGAATACTGGAAGGATGTCCCGCAGGCGTATCACTGGACCTTGAAGCCATAGAAGCGGAAATGCAACGCCGAAAACCCGGACAATCTTCCATAGTTACTCAACGTAAAGAAGAAGATTCGGTACAATTTCTTTCAGGAATCTTTGAAGGTGTGACCACCGGAACACCTATCGGATTCATCATTAAAAACACCAACCAGAAGTCCAACGACTATTCACACATAAAAGATACTTTTCGTCCGTCGCATGCCGATTTCACCTATGATAAAAAATACGGAGTTCGGGATTATCGTGGAGGTGGAAGATCTTCAGCCAGAGAAACAGCCTGTAGAGTTGCAGCAGGGGCTATCGCAAAACAATTACTGAAAGACATTAAAATTACGGCCTATGTTTCAGGTGTAGGCGAATTACAGCTTCAAAAAAACTATTCCGAACTAGACTTTTCAGAAATTGAAAAGAATCCCGTACGCTGTGCAGATGCAGCCATGGCTGCCAAAATGGAAAGCTATATTAAAGAAATTCGCAAAGAAGGTGATACTGTGGGCGGTGTAGTTACCTGTGTGATACAAAATGTTCCCATCGGATTAGGAGAGCCCGTTTTTGATAAGCTGCATGCCGATTTAGGAAAAGCCATGCTTTCCATTAACGCCGTAAAGGGTTTTGAGTATGGAAGCGGTTTTGAAGGAACTCGACTAAAAGGCAGCGTGCACAACGATCTGTTTAATAGTGACGGAAGCACAAAAACCAATCATAGCGGAGGAATTCAGGGTGGCATCAGCAACGGAGAAGACATTTACTTTAATGTCGCTTTTAAACCCGTGGCGACCATCATGCAAAAACAACAAACCATCGATGCTTCTGGCAATGAAGTTGAAATGCAGGGCAAAGGAAGACACGATCCTTGCGTTGTTCCGCGGGCTGTACCCATCGTGGAAGCGATGGCAGCAATGGTTCTGGCCGACTTTTGGTTACTCAATAAAAATGCTAAATTGTAA